The Algoriphagus sanaruensis genome window below encodes:
- a CDS encoding NAD-dependent succinate-semialdehyde dehydrogenase produces MKKIQSINPYSGELIQEYNLLTQEEIDQSIDRSQIAFQAWKNESFTRKSNLLKRAGEELRRSKSYYAELITLEMGKVISESLAEIEKCAWVCDFYAEKGAEFLQPETILLADGHRAKVINQALGPILAVMPWNFPFWQVFRFAAPTLFAGNTALLKHASNVPQCAMAIEEVFKKAGFPSGVFQTLLIDSTQTLTLLENPAVMAVSLTGSEKAGAAVASAAGKNIKKSLLELGGSDPFIVLKDADIPLAAKTAAKARMINFGQSCIAAKRFIIESPVYDLFISIFIEEISSLNQGDPKDPQSQYSCMARPDLAEELFQQVQKSIDLGAKVVLGGIAPEKGSARFAPTILTDIPVNAPAYSEELFGPVACVFKVEDEEEAIKLANSTEFGLAASLWSKNQSHAEELAEKIESGAVFINAMVASNPFLPFGGIKKSGFGRELSRQGILEFVNTKTVYLG; encoded by the coding sequence ATGAAAAAAATTCAATCAATCAATCCCTATTCGGGAGAATTAATTCAAGAATACAATCTTTTGACGCAAGAGGAAATTGATCAATCTATTGATCGATCTCAAATTGCTTTTCAGGCTTGGAAAAATGAGAGTTTCACTCGGAAAAGTAACCTATTAAAAAGGGCGGGAGAAGAACTCAGGAGGAGTAAATCATATTATGCTGAGCTGATTACGCTTGAGATGGGAAAGGTAATTTCCGAATCTCTGGCGGAAATCGAAAAATGCGCTTGGGTCTGTGATTTTTATGCAGAAAAAGGAGCTGAATTCTTACAACCAGAGACCATTCTACTAGCTGACGGCCATCGAGCAAAGGTGATTAACCAAGCCCTCGGGCCAATCCTTGCAGTCATGCCTTGGAACTTTCCTTTTTGGCAAGTCTTTCGTTTTGCAGCCCCTACTCTTTTTGCTGGTAATACTGCCCTATTAAAACATGCTTCAAATGTACCGCAGTGTGCAATGGCAATTGAGGAAGTATTTAAAAAAGCAGGCTTTCCTTCTGGTGTATTCCAAACCTTATTGATTGATTCGACTCAAACATTGACTCTTTTAGAAAATCCTGCTGTCATGGCAGTTTCATTGACAGGTAGCGAAAAGGCGGGAGCTGCCGTGGCAAGTGCTGCAGGAAAAAACATCAAAAAATCACTTTTGGAATTGGGAGGAAGCGATCCTTTTATTGTGCTTAAAGATGCTGATATACCCTTAGCCGCAAAAACTGCAGCAAAGGCTAGGATGATTAATTTCGGCCAGAGCTGTATTGCAGCCAAGCGTTTCATCATTGAATCGCCTGTTTATGATCTATTTATTTCCATTTTCATCGAGGAAATTTCGAGTCTAAACCAAGGGGATCCCAAAGATCCTCAGAGCCAATACAGTTGTATGGCAAGGCCAGATTTGGCGGAAGAACTTTTCCAGCAAGTTCAAAAATCAATCGATCTCGGGGCGAAAGTCGTACTAGGGGGAATAGCTCCTGAAAAAGGCTCCGCCCGATTTGCACCTACAATTTTGACAGATATTCCAGTCAATGCACCTGCATATTCAGAGGAGCTCTTTGGTCCAGTGGCTTGTGTTTTTAAAGTAGAAGATGAAGAAGAAGCTATCAAACTGGCTAATTCTACTGAATTTGGTCTGGCAGCTTCCTTATGGAGTAAAAACCAAAGTCATGCGGAGGAATTGGCGGAAAAGATTGAATCCGGTGCAGTTTTCATCAATGCGATGGTAGCTTCAAACCCCTTCCTTCCTTTTGGTGGCATCAAAAAATCAGGATTTGGCAGAGAGCTATCCCGACAAGGAATTCTAGAATTTGTCAATACCAAGACCGTCTATCTTGGCTAG
- a CDS encoding rhodanese-like domain-containing protein, translating to MKIKTLLFAALLLINLSALAQTAEKDSIQVLSLEKFEKMISKKKNTLVDVRTPEEMAEGHLTGALNINFLGENFSNEIQKLNKNKTYLLYCRSGSRTRRAADQMQKAGFKKVYMLKGGITAWKEAGKPTEK from the coding sequence ATGAAAATCAAAACCCTCCTTTTCGCTGCTTTATTGCTAATCAATCTCTCTGCTTTGGCTCAAACTGCTGAAAAAGACTCCATTCAGGTTCTTTCCTTGGAAAAATTCGAAAAAATGATTTCCAAAAAGAAAAACACACTTGTCGATGTCCGGACACCTGAAGAAATGGCTGAAGGTCATTTAACTGGTGCTTTAAACATAAATTTTTTGGGAGAAAATTTTTCAAATGAGATTCAGAAACTAAATAAAAACAAAACTTACCTCCTTTACTGCAGATCAGGAAGTCGAACTAGAAGAGCGGCTGATCAAATGCAAAAGGCAGGTTTTAAGAAAGTCTACATGCTAAAAGGCGGAATTACCGCATGGAAGGAGGCTGGAAAACCTACCGAAAAATGA
- a CDS encoding metallophosphoesterase family protein, whose translation MPLKIGLISDSHSYIDHQVIRHLQDVDEIWHAGDIGDLAVMHSLPQTKIIRAVYGNIDGIEIQQRYPEWIEVELEGVRILMTHIGGKPPRYAKGVKAKIKSFGPQLFICGHSHICKVEFDSQSQCLYMNPGAIGQQGFHQMRTMLLFELFAGKIENLRVVELGKRGMNL comes from the coding sequence ATGCCCCTAAAAATCGGATTGATTTCTGACTCCCACAGTTACATTGATCACCAAGTAATTCGCCACTTGCAGGATGTGGATGAAATTTGGCATGCTGGTGACATTGGGGATTTAGCTGTCATGCATTCTTTGCCCCAAACCAAAATCATACGGGCTGTGTATGGAAATATTGATGGAATAGAAATCCAACAGCGCTATCCAGAATGGATTGAGGTAGAGCTGGAAGGTGTCCGGATTTTGATGACACACATTGGAGGAAAGCCTCCTCGCTATGCCAAAGGCGTTAAGGCAAAAATTAAATCATTCGGTCCCCAATTATTTATTTGTGGGCATTCTCACATTTGTAAAGTGGAATTTGATTCACAATCGCAATGTCTTTATATGAATCCAGGAGCAATCGGTCAACAAGGATTTCACCAGATGCGAACCATGTTGCTGTTTGAACTCTTTGCAGGAAAAATTGAAAATCTGCGGGTAGTGGAATTAGGGAAGAGAGGTATGAACCTATGA